The genomic region TATCCATTTTGAACGAGATTTGGGAGATGTACCGCTTATAGGTGAGTTTGATAATCGTCTTATTGTTCAGGCATTCAGTAATGTTATTAAAAATGCGAGTGAAGCGATTGATGCAGTTGCGCGAGAAAAAGGTGTTCATGGCCATATTTTGATACGTTCTTATCGTCAAAGAGAACACTTGGTTGTGGATGTTATTGATAATGGTAAAGGGCTTCCTAAAGAACAAAGACAAAAATTATTAGAGCCTTATATAACAACGCGGGAAAAAGGGACAGGGCTTGGTTTAGCTATTGTCCGCAAAATTATTGAAGATCATGGTGGCTACATGGAATTGCATGATGCACTAGATAGTTTTTATGAAGGTCGTGGTGCGATGATTCGTATGGTATTTCCGGCGGTTTGAGCAAGAAGTGTGGCACAAATCATAAGATAAGGGAATGAGATGGTAGCAGATATCTTAATTGTTGATGATGAAGCAGATATTCGTGAGCTTATTGCTGGTATTTTGAATGATGAAGGTTATGAAACACGTGTTGCGTGTCATGCTGATGAGGCATTGGCACAAATTAATGAGCGTGTTCCAAAGCTGATTTTTTTAGATATTTGGTTGCAAGGAAGTCGTCTTGATGGTTTGGCATTGCTTGATGAAATCAAAGCCCGACACCCCTCTCTTCCAGTAGTGATGATTTCTGGTCATGGCAATATTGAAACAGCTGTTTCTGCTATAAAGCGAGGTGCGTATGATTTTATTGAAAAGCCTTTTAAAACTGATCGCCTTATCTTGGTTGCTGAACGAACTCTTGAAAACTCAAAATTAAAACGTGAGCTTTTAGAATTACGACAACGCTCAAGTGAGATACAAGAGTTGCTTGGAACATCGACTGTTATGAAACATTTGCGCCAAGTTATAGAAAAAGTGGCGCCGACTAATAGTCGTATTATGATTACTGGTCCTTCAGGTGCAGGGAAAGAAATGGTGGCGCGTACTATTCACGCACTTTCAGCACGTTCTAATGGACCATTTGTTACGATAAATGCTGCAACGATTGTTCCCGAAAGAATGGAAATAGAATTATTTGGCAATGAAATAGAGGGCAGTGAACGCAAGATCGGTGCATTGGAAGAGGCTCACGGTGGGATATTATATATTGATGAAATTTCTGATATGCCGCGTGAAACTCAGGGTAAGATTCTTCAGGTATTAACGACACAAACATTTGAGAGAGTTGGTGGTACAAAGCGTGTCAAAGTGGATGTTCGTGTAATTTCTTCAACAGCACAAAATATTGAAAATTTAATTTCTGATGGGCGATTTAGAGAAGATCTCTTTCATCGTCTTGCAGTTGTTCCCATTACTGTTCCACCGCTTTCTGCACGTCGTGAAGATATTCCCGAGCTTGTTCGACATTTTGTTAAAGTCATATCACATCAACTTGGTATTAAACCACGTGAAATCAGTGATGATGTTATAGCTGTTTTGCAAGCACATACGTGGCCAGGTAATGTGCGTCAATTACGTAATAATATTGAGCGTCTCCTCATTCTTGTGCGTGATGATGAACCAATAACAACAGAGTTACTTCCTGTTGAAGTGAGTGATTCTTTTCCACGTGTTAAAATAGATACAGATGAGAATATAATGGATTTACCATTGCGTGAGGCGCGTGAATTATTTGAAAAGAGGTATTTAGTGGCACAGATCGGACGTTTGGGTGGGAATATATCTCGTACTGCTGAATTCATAGGTATGGAACGCTCAGCTTTACATCGTAAACTTAAAGCTCTTGGAGTTTCATAAATTATGCGTGTTATTATTTGTGGGGCAGGGCAGGTCGGTTATGGGATAGCAGAGCGTCTTGCTGCTGAGAATCATGATATAACTGTTATAGATGTTGAAGCGAGATTGGTTGAAAAAATTCGCGATGCATTAGATGTTAGAAGTTTTGTTGGTCATGGTTCACACCCTGAAGTTCTTTTGGCTGCAGGTGCTGATGAAGCTGATATGCTGATCGCAGTAACTTTATTTGATGAAGTCAATATGGTGGCTTGTCAGGTAGCACATTCATTATTTAATATTCCAACTAAAATAGCTCGTATTCGTTCACAATCGTATTTAGATCCACGTTATAAAACTTTGTTTGCAAGGGAAAATATTCCTATTGATGTAGTTATTTCGCCGGAAGTTGAAGTTGGGGAAATGGTTCTACGGCGGATTGCCTTGCCTGGGGCGATAGATGTTCTCTATTTTTGTAATGATGATATCGTTGCATTTGCTTTGGAGTGTATGGAGGATTGCCCAGTCATTAATACACCTTTACGCCAGTTAACGGAGCTTTTTCCCGATCTTCGAACAACAGTTACTGCTATTAAACGTGGTTCAGAATTACTGGTAGCGCATTCAGATACGCAATTGCGCGTTGGTGATGTTACTTATCTTATTGCGGCTCGCGATCAGGTACGTCGTGCAGTTGGACTTTTTGGTCATAAAGAACAGGAGGCACATCGCATAATTATTGCAGGGGGTGGTCACATTGGTTTATACGTTGCTCAGGCTATTGAAAAGCGTCTGCATAAGTTAAAATTGAAAATTATAGAGGCAGATAAGGAAAGAGCACTAACAATTGCCGATCAACTCGAAAAAACAACTGTTTTATATGGCAATGTGTTAGATCCGGTAATTCTTCAAGAAGCTGGAATTGACCAAGCTGACTTGATGATTACATTAACCAATCAAGATCAGGTTAATCTTTTAAGCGCTATTATAGCTAAAAGATTAGGGTGCAAAGCCAACATGGTTTTGATTAATAATGTTACTTATCAGGAATTTAGCCGTACAGTTGGTGTAGATGCGCACTTAAATCCTCGTAGTGTTACTGTATCAAAAATTTTACAACAAATGCGTCGGGGACGCATTCGTGCTGTTCATTCAGTTTTTAATGGTGCTGCAGAAATTATTGAAGCTGAAGCAATGCAGACTTCCTCACTGATTGGTAAGTCATTATCAGAGCTCAAGTTATCAGATGGTTTAAGGATTGGTGCAATTTATCGCAATAATACAATTATACAGCTTTTAGCTGATACACGTATTTTACCGGGTGATCGAGTAGTAATGTTTGCTCTTGCTGATAGTGTTCGTGATGTTGAACAATTATTTCGTGTAAGCTTAGAATATTTTTAAATTACCTAGGATATTTGTATTTTTTAGTGTGATGCATAATAAAACCTATTAACTGGTTTTTGTTAGGCAATCAAAAATTGAAACCGGTTAGTATCTTAAGTTTTAATGATGAAAAAATGCACTTTTACCTGTTGGTGTTAATCATATAAGGCCGAGTCAATTCTATTGTATTTAATACACTATTATTTTAGCTTCAATTTTCATAAGTTATGAGCACAATTATATAAATTACTCAATTTTCAGATTTTTTTTGTGTTATATTAATGTCCAACTTAATAAAGTGTTTGGTTAGATCTAAGTATTTATCTTGAAAATGGTTTCATCTAATAGCAATTCAAATGTGGTTAGCAAAAATAATGCTAAAAGAGTGAGAATTTTAGCATTTTATTGTTTATCCGGTAATCCCAATGGTAAAAATGTTTGAAGGTTATTTTGCAAGCTCAAAAATTATTTCTGATATTAATTGGAGTTTTAAGCACTGCATCTGAAAGCCATAATTAATAAAAAGAAAAATTCCTAATTCTACTAAGAAGGTTTGGAATAACAATATCTAGTAATGATGATATTGTGTAATTAACTAAATAATGTGTTTTTTTCATAAACAAGAAAATTTTATTACTAAACAAGGTGGCAAAACTGGGAGGATTTTTAATTTAGCTTTTAATTTTAAAATAATGAGTAAGCTATTTTGTATAGAGTTTCATTATACAAAATGTTAGAAGTATCTTATTTAAGAAGAAAGTTTTTGGCATTAAGCAAAATTGCGCATATTTGATGCTCAGAATTTGTTTGAGTAGAGTTTTTATAACTATTTTAACTATTGGAATTTTAATTCTATTTATCATGGTTGATTGTGGCTTGCGTCAGGGAGTATTGCTAGCCTATGACTAATACAATTATATGCGTCAATAGCAATTTTTATTAATGGAAGTAAAAATATGAGCGATCCAATAAAAACAGCACTGAATTTGGTTCCTATGGTTGTCGAACAGACTAATCGTGGTGAACGTGCTTATGATATTTTTTCCCGTCTTCTGAAAGAACGAATCATTTTCATTAATGGCCCTGTTGAAGATGGTATGGCAATGCTTGTGTGCGCTCAATTGCTTTTTTTAGAAGCGGAAAATCCTAAAAAGGAAATCAGCCTTTATATTAATTCACCAGGTGGTGTGGTAACATCTGGAATGGCCATTTATGACACTATGCAGTTTATTCGTCCTCCTGTTTCTACTTTATGCATGGGGCAAGCAGCATCTATGGGGTCATTGCTTTTAACAGCTGGAGCAAAAGGTCACCGTTTCTCGTTGCCAAATGCACGTATCATGGTACATCAACCGTCTGGTGGTTTTCAGGGGCAGGTCTCTGATATTGAACGGCATGCGCAAGATATTATAAAGATGAAACAACGTTTAAATGAAATTTATGTTCAACATACAGGTCAGGATTATGAAATTATTGAAAAAACTCTTGATCGCGATCATTTTATGACAGCAGAAGAATCTAAAAATTTTGGTTTAATTGATGATGTTATACAATATCGCACGGTAACTGAAAAAGAAGAAACAGATTAAGAATTTTTATAGAAAAAGTAGCTAATTGTTAAGTACATAAAAATTGCCTTTAAAATAGCTATTTTAAAATATAAGTTTTATAAAATTTGTCATAAAATAATAAGAAAACACCCAAGAATATTGTGATAATCGTAGTTTTGATATATTTGGGATTGTTGTTATAAAAAACCTCTTTAAGAAGATGAAGTTCAGATATTGAGGTGAAAGGAAAATGAGATGAGCAAAGTTAGCAATAGTGGGGGCGAATCAAAAAATACTCTCTATTGCTCATTCTGCGGCAAAAGTCAGCACGAAGTGCGTAAGCTCATTGCAGGGCCTACTGTATTCATTTGTGATGAATGTGTAGAACTTTGTACAGATATTATCCGTGAAGAAAGTAAATCTTCAGGGGTCAAAGCACGTGATGGTGTTCCTACTCCACAAGAAATTTTAACAGTTCTTGATGACTATGTTATTGGTCAGCGGTATGCAAAACGTGTCCTTTCTGTTGCTGTTCATAATCATTATAAACGTCTTGCGCATCAGTCTAAGAATGGTGATATTGAATTATCTAAATCGAATATTCTTCTTGTTGGCCCAACGGGATGCGGTAAAACCTATCTTGCACAAACATTGGCACGCATTATTGATGTGCCCTTTACTATGGCAGATGCAACCACTTTGACTGAAGCAGGTTATGTGGGTGAGGATGTTGAGAATATTATTTTAAAACTTCTACAATCTGCAGATTATAATGTTGAGCGTGCACAACGTGGCATTGTTTATATTGATGAAGTTGATAAAATTTCTCGTAAAGCTGACAATCCTTCTATTACAAGAGATGTTTCAGGTGAGGGGGTTCAGCAAGCATTGTTGAAAATTATGGAGGGGACAGTAGCTTCTGTTCCTCCCCAAGGTGGGCGTAAACATCCACAACAAGAGTTTCTTCAGGTTGATACAACAAATATTTTATTTATTTGTGGAGGTGCTTTTGCTGGTTTAGAGCGAATTATTTCAGGGCGTGGTGAAAAAACTTCAATAGGTTTTTCTGCTACTGTGAAGGCTCCCGATGAGCGTCGGGTTGGTGAAATTTTTCATGATTTAGAGCCTGAAGATCTTGTAAAGTTTGGTTTAATACCAGAGTTTATTGGCCGTCTTCCTATTATAGCTACTTTAGAAGATTTAGATATTAATGCGCTTGTTCAAATTTTATCGCAGCCAAAAAATGCATTGGTTAAGCAGTATAAACGTCTTTTTGAGATGGAAAATGTTGAATTAACATTTCATGAAGATGCTTTGCGCGTTATCGCCAATAAAGCGATTGAGCGTAAAACTGGAGCACGCGGTTTACGTTCCATTATGGAAAAAATTCTTCTTGATACTATGTTTGAATTGCCAACTCTTGAAGGGGTCCAAAAGGTGGTGATCTCAAGTGATGTAGTTGAAGGAAAAGCTCGCCCTCTTTACATTTATTCGGAGTGTACAGAAGATAAAGAAAACGTATCAGCATGACGTTATAGTAAATATCGTTAATGAGTACTATTTTAGTGGATCTTCTGAAGTATTATAGCGTAATGCTTGATTTATTTATTCGTAATTACTACTTCATTTATTATAGAGAAGCTGCTATTTTCTAGAGATAAGCTTATGTGGGGGTGAATTATAGGCTCCAGAAAGGAAAAATATGCAACATATTGATGAAAAGACAAAAAGGTAACAGAAGAGCTTTACGCTGTTTTGCCGCTTCGTGATATTGTTGTTTTTCCACATATGATTGTTCCGCTTTTTGTTGGTCGAGAGAAATCAATTCACGCTCTTGAAGAGACGATGATAGTAGATAAGCAGATATTATTAGCCACACAAAAAAATGCTTCTGACGATGATCCAAAATCGGAAGATATTTATGATATTGGTACTTTTGCCAATGTTCTTCAACTTTTAAAACTTCCTGATGGCACTGTAAAAGTTTTGGTTGAGGGGACTGCGCGTGCAAAAATTAACCAATTTACTGAAAATGAAAGTTATCATCAAGCTTATGCAACTGTTATAGAAGAGTCTGAAGAGAATGAAGTTGAGATTGAAGCTCTTTCTCGGTCAGTGATTGTTTATTTTGAAAATTATGTAAAACTTAATAAGAAAATTTCTCCTGAAGTTGTAAGTGCTATCGGCCAGATTGATGATCCTTCTAAGCTTGCTGATACTATTGCTTCACATTTGGTGATTAAACTTTCAGAAAAACAAGAAATTTTGGCATTATTATCTGTTCGTGATCGTCTTGAACGCATACTTTTCTTCATGGAAGGGGAAATTTCTGTTTTACAAGTTGAGAAACGTATTCGTTCACATGTCAAGCGGCAGATGGAAAAAACTCAACGAGAATATTATCTCAATGAACAAATGAAAGCTATTCAGAAAGAGCTAGGAGCGGGTGATGATAGCCGTGATGAGTTGTCTGAATTAGAGGATCGTATCAAAAAAACAAAGCTTTCAAAAGAGGCGCGTGTAAAGGCTGGGGCAGAGCTTAGAAAATTACGTAATATGTCTCCCATGTCTGCGGAAGCAACAGTTGTACGTAACTATCTTGATTGGCTTTTAACTATACCTTGGGGTAAAAAGTCAAAGATTAAGAATGATTTGAACTTTGCTGAAAAAGTCATGGACAATGAGCATTTTGGTCTTGAAAAAATTAAAGAACGAATCGTTGAATATTTAGCGGTACAAAGTCGATCATCAAAAATAAAAGGTCCTATTATTTGTCTTTTAGGTCCTCCAGGTGTTGGAAAGACATCACTTGCACGTTCTATTGCAAAGGCAACAGGCCGTGAATATGTCCGCATCTCATTGGGGGGTGTTCGCGACGAGGCAGAAATTCGTGGGCATCGCCGAACTTATATTGGTTCTATGCCTGGAAAAATTATTCAGTCTATGAAGAAGTCTAAAAAGACTAATCCTCTTTTTTTACTTGATGAAATTGATAAGATGGGCCAAGATTTCCGTGGAGATCCTGCTTCAGCTTTGTTGGAGGTGCTTGATCCTGAACAAAATAGCACATTTATTGATCATTATTTAGAAGTGGAATATGATCTTTCTGATGTGATGTTTATTGCAACTGCAAATACGCTTAATATTCCAGGGCCGCTAATGGATCGGATGGAGATTATTCGTATTGCTGGTTATACTGAGTGTGAAAAGGTAGAGATTGTTAAGCGGCACCTTTTGCCAAAAGCATTGAAAGATCATTCTTTATCCAAAAAAGAGTTTAGTGTTTCTGATGGTGCTATAAAATCGGTTATCCAGTTTTACACACGTGAAGCCGGTGTTCGTAATCTTGAGCGTGAATTAATGAAGATGGCGCGTAAATCGGTTACAAAAATTCTTAAAACAAATCAAAAGTCTATAGAAATTACAGAAGATAATATTAATGATTTTTTGGGAACGAAGCGTTATCGCTTTGGTCAGATTGAGGGTGAAAATCAAATTGGTGTTGTTACTGGGCTTGCATGGACCGAAGTTGGTGGAGAACTGTTGACTATTGAAGGTGTTATGATGCCAGGTAAAGGCAAAATGACTGTTACCGGGAATTTGCGAGATATCATGAAAGAATCAATTTCTGCGGCAGCATCTTATGTGCGTTTCCGTGCTGTTGATTTTGGTATCGAGCCGCCTCTTTTTGATAAGCGTGATATCCACGTTCATGTTCCAGAAGGTGCTACGCCAAAAGATGGTCCATCAGCTGGAATTGCAATGGTAACGGCAATTGTTTCAGTATTGACAGAGATTCCTGTTCATAAGGACATTGCTATGACTGGTGAGATTACCTTACGTGGGCGCGTTTTGCCAATTGGTGGATTGAAAGAGAAATTGCTTGCGGCTCTTCGGGGAGGTATTAAAAAGGTACTTATTCCTGAGGAAAATGCAAAAGATTTGATTGATATTCCTGATGACGTCAAAAATAATATGGAGATTATTCCAGTAAATCATGTGAGTGAAGTTCTTAAACACGCTTTAGTTCGTTTTCCTGAAGCAATTGAATGGACAGAGCCTTCTACAGTGTCTACGTCTATCAGAACGGAAAGCGATAATGAAGGGGTACCGGTAGCGCACTGATTCTTATATTGATTCTTATTTTGTTCTATAATTTCCAAATTTTAAAGACGATGAAGTCCATTTTTGGGGTTACTACTTTAATTTATTTTAGAAAAAAATGAAAAATTCCGTGAATAACTGTGATTAATGCTAAAAAACAATATTTTCAAAGAAAATAAAACTTCTGTTTGCTGCGCTTTTCAATAAACTTATTGACGATCGGATGAATTATATTGTCCGACTAATATAGGGAAAGGAAATACTCAATGAATAAAAGTGAATTGGTTAATTCTATTGCTGAAAAAGCAGGTGTTTCAAAAGCACAGGCTGGTTCAATTCTCGATGCTTTTATCGCTTCTGTAACAGAAGCTTTGGCTTCAGGAGGTGATGTTCGTCTTCCAGGTTTTGGTTCTTTTGAAGTTTCTAAACGTGCTGCTACAAAAGGGCGCAACCCTTCAACAGGTGTTGAAATTCATATTCCAGCGCGCTCTGTACCTAAATTTTCTGCAGGTAAAAGCCTTAAAGAGGCCGTTAATAAAAAATAATTGAGCTACATGAAAAAAACCCGATTTATGTATAATCGGGTTTTTTTAGTTTTTTTAAAATACTTTTACGCGACTTTGCACAAGCAAGGGCAATTTATATTATTATACGATAGGGCTATTTATTAAAAAAGGTTCTCTTAAATAGCTGAGATGGGATAATAGCTATATATTCAAAATGTATTTACCCCACATTTTAAATAAAGTGCTCGATTACAAGTTAGATATCTGTCGTGAATAAGAGTTGATAATTCAAGTTAGGCTAATAATTATCACGAGTTTATTCATACAAGCTAGATCTGTTGAAGTACTGAAATATTAAATTATAAGCAGATCTAGAATAGATTTTAACTCTATTTAAGCACTACAATGTACAGAATGCCCCACTTTTAAGGTTAATAAAAGTTTGTTTAATGGGCTAAAGACAGAAGCAATCAGTGCTTTACTAAGATTAAAAAGATAATGATTAGTTTAGAGATTATTTTGATTCTTCATGTGTTAACCACTGAATACAATCATTTAAGGCTCGTGTAATTATAGCTTGTTTTTTCGCTAGTTTTTTTTCTTTGCTAGATAAACGTTTTTCTGAGTGATGAACGCAGTCAACAGGTGGAAAAAGACCGAAATTGATATTCATTGGTTGGAAAGATTGTTTGCCTGTTTCTTGAGTTGCAATGTGTCCACCAGTAATATGGTTTAAAAGAGCTCCAAATGCTGTAGTTTTTGGCGGTAAAGAAGGACAAGTATGATTATATTCAGCAACAGCAAAACGCCCAGCTAAAAGCCCAATTGCAGATGATTCTACATAACCTTCGCAACCTGTGATTTGTCCAGCAAAACGTAATTGGGGCTTTTGTTTTAAGCGAAGGCTTTTATCAAGAATGATTGGTGAATTGAGATAAGTATTGCGGTGAAGACCACCAAGGCGTGCGAATTCTGCTTTTTCAAGTCCAGGTATTGTTCTAAAAATACGAATTTGTTCACCATATTTTAGCTTCGTTTGAAAGCCAACCATATTGTAAAGAGTGCCAAGTGTGTTGTCTTGACGTAATTGAACAACGGCATAGGGTTTAACTGTAGGGTTATGAGCGTTCGTTAGTCCTATAGGTTTCATTGGCCCATATCTGAGGGTTTCAAAGCCACGTTCAGCCATCACTTCAATTGGTAGGCATCCATCAAAATAGGGTGTCTTTTCAAATTGACGAAATTCTATTTTTTCTGCACTTTTCAGTGCTTGAACAAATGTTTCATATTGTTCTCTATTAAGGGGGCAGTTAAGGTAATCTTTTTCAGTTTTTTCAGGGCCGATTTTGTCATAGCGAGATTGATACCAACAGATGTCCATATTAATGCTATCAGTATAAATGATAGGTGCAATAGCATCAAAAAAGGAAAGTGCTTCTGTTCCTGTTATTTCTTGTATTGTTTGTGCAAGTGCTGGTGAAGTAAGCGGACCTGTTGCAATAATAATATTATGCCAGTTTTCAGGAAGGTTATGAATTTCTTCACGTTCTATAGTTATAAGGGGATGATTTTCAAGTGCTTCTGTAACAGTTTGGGAAAATCCATCACGGTCAACAGCAAGAGCACTTCCTGCGGGTACTTTATTAGCATCTGCAGCCTTCATAATTAGGGATTTGGCTAATCGCATTTCAGCGTGTAAAAGACCAACGGCATTTGTGGATGAATCATCTGAACGAAATGAATTTGAACAGACAAGTTCTGCAAGTTTGTCTGTTTTATGAGCATCGGATTTTCTTTTTGGTCGCATTTCGTGTAAAATGACAGGGATTCCTGATTGGGCAATTTGCCAACTTGCCTCACTGCCAGCAAGACCACCACCGATGATATGAATTGGAATGTTAAATTTATTTGACATAATCTCCTTTTAATGGAAGTAGTGCTATCTGAAAAGCATAGATTTTACTTCTGTAATTTATAAGAAGTATATATATTTGAGTTTTTAAATGTATTTACTTTCTTTTTTGCTTTAATTGGTTGGGATTGAGTGGTATAGAAACGCCGCTTATATGAGGTTATTGGTTAACGGGTTTAAGCGGATGTGGCGAAATTGGTAGACGCACCAGATTTAGGTTCTGGCGGGAGACCGTGGGGGTTCGAGTCCCTCCATCCGCACCAAAATAATCCTTACATACCATGGGTTTTTGCGTATGTGAAAATCCGCTTCATGTAGATCTAACACTACAGTGTTGGGGTGTAATTGTTACCGGAGTGGATTTATCCATTCCTCAGAAATATGAAAGTTGTTCGATGCAAGTTACCGAAACGCTTAATGAAGGACTGAAGCGCGAAATTAAAATCGTGGTTCCAGCAAAAGATTTGGAAATAAAATTGAATGAACGGTTGGATGAAACCAAAGATAAGATTAAGCTTAATGGTTTTCGTCCCGGTAAAGTGCCCGCTAGTCATTTGCGGAAAATGTATGGTAAATCTTTTATGGCTGATGTTCTTAATGAGATTATTAAGAATGCTCCAAGCTCCATTTTGGCTGACCGCAATGAACGTTCTGCAACACAGCCGCACATTGATATAAAAGAAGATAAAGAAGTTTTGGATGGCAAGGCTGATTTTGTTTTTAATTTGAAGTATGAAGTTTTACCAAAGTTTGACATTAAAGACTTTAAGAACATAAAAGTTACCCGTGAGCTTGCTGATATTCCTGAAAAGGAGATTGATGAACAGGTAAAGAATATTCTTTCTTCTACTCGTAATTATTCTGAAAAAAATGCTCCTGCTGTAGAAGGTGATCGCGTTACAATCGACTATATTGGTAAATTTGATGATGTTCCATTTGATAATGGAGCAGGTAATGATGCACAATTGATTCTTGGTTCGAAACAATTTATTCCTGGTTTTGAGGAGCAATTGGTTGGTGTAAAGGCAGGCGATACAACAACAATTTCTGTTAAATTTCCTGATGATTATAGTGCTGCACACTTAGCTGGTAGAGATGCTGTGTTTGATGTCACTGTTAAAGCTGTGTTCAAACCAGATGAATTAGAGATTAATGATGAATCAGCTCAAAAGCTTGGTGTAGAGTCTCTTGATCGTTTACGTGAAATTGTGCGTGGGCAAGTTGAAAGTAAATATGGTTCAATGACACGTCAAAAAGTTAAGCGTCAAATTCTTGATGCATTAGATGCTGACTATAATTTCGAGATTCCTGAATGCCTTTTGGATGTTGAATTTAATAACATATGGGGTCAGGTTAATAACGATTTACAAAAAGCTGGTAGCAGTTTTGAAGATGAGGGCACTACAGAAGAACAAGCACGGCAAGAATATCAGATGCTTGCTCAGCGTCGTGTTCGTCTTGGTCTAGTACTTTCTGAAATTGGGGTGCGAGCCGATGTTAAGGTAAGCGAAGATGAGTTACAAGCAGCAATCTTTGATCAGGTTCGTCAGTATCCTGGGCAAGAGAAAGAAATTATGAATTTTTTCCGGAATACACCGGGAGCTATAGCGAGTCTACGTGCACCGATTTTTGAAGAAAAAGTCATTGATTATTTGTTGGCACAGATAAAAGTCACAGATAAAAAAGTGACTGTTGAAGAGTTAATGAAAGAGGATGACGAATTAGATTTAACTAAGAAGAGTGTAACTAAGAAAAAATCCGCAGTGAAAGAAAAAGGTGTAAAAAAAGTTTCAGCTAAAAAGAAAGCACCTAAAAAGGATTAATTGCATATAATAAAATAGTCTAATAAAACCAGGGTTTTATTAGACTTATATTCTTAAAGTTTGCACTTGTAGTAGTTTTAAACCGGCTTGAGTGTATTTTTAATATTGATAGTGGATTGGCAATGGAAATCGTTGATACTCGTACCCCTGATCCTAGGTGTTTTATTTCCGGAGCTACAGGCGATTGGGAAGTTATCATTGGCATGGAGGTCCATGCGCAGATTACATCAGATTCAAAACTTTTTTCGGGTGCATCAACTAAATTTGGTGCTGAGCCAAACAATCATGTATCGTTTATTGATGCAGCTATGCCTGGTATGTTGCCTGTT from Bartonella schoenbuchensis R1 harbors:
- the tig gene encoding trigger factor, which codes for MQVTETLNEGLKREIKIVVPAKDLEIKLNERLDETKDKIKLNGFRPGKVPASHLRKMYGKSFMADVLNEIIKNAPSSILADRNERSATQPHIDIKEDKEVLDGKADFVFNLKYEVLPKFDIKDFKNIKVTRELADIPEKEIDEQVKNILSSTRNYSEKNAPAVEGDRVTIDYIGKFDDVPFDNGAGNDAQLILGSKQFIPGFEEQLVGVKAGDTTTISVKFPDDYSAAHLAGRDAVFDVTVKAVFKPDELEINDESAQKLGVESLDRLREIVRGQVESKYGSMTRQKVKRQILDALDADYNFEIPECLLDVEFNNIWGQVNNDLQKAGSSFEDEGTTEEQARQEYQMLAQRRVRLGLVLSEIGVRADVKVSEDELQAAIFDQVRQYPGQEKEIMNFFRNTPGAIASLRAPIFEEKVIDYLLAQIKVTDKKVTVEELMKEDDELDLTKKSVTKKKSAVKEKGVKKVSAKKKAPKKD